The Vicia villosa cultivar HV-30 ecotype Madison, WI linkage group LG1, Vvil1.0, whole genome shotgun sequence genome includes a region encoding these proteins:
- the LOC131635965 gene encoding WAT1-related protein At5g40240-like, producing MELKRYLLECIPYAAMVIVEILDVGLTTLSKVAMSTRGMNHFVFVLYSNALATSILLPSSFLINRTTRPPLSFSLLVKFFLLGLVGITIMQNCVFTGISYSSPTLGSAMSNLTPAITFVLAVIFRMEKLNVGSSISQIKMVGTVLSISGALLVTLYKGAPIRSFRTQPSTPQQFPTLFEETSNWVIGGLFLFTASLSLSIWNIAQAAILRGYPSQLTIVAFYCLFGTIQCAVLSLIAVKDRNAWNLNAGIELISIIYSAVFGSVVTFSVMTWCIERKGPVFVSMFKPVGIAIAAFMSAAFLGETLHVGSVIGAVVIAIGFYTVMWAQSKEGNVNGPEVNGSLSSSSAEESPLLESR from the exons ATGGAACTGAAACGCTATTTGTTGGAATGTATTCCATATGCAGCAATGGTGATCGTAGAGATTCTTGATGTTGGGTTGACCACATTGAGTAAAGTAGCTATGTCCACTAGAGGAATGAATCACTTTGTCTTTGTTCTTTACTCCAATGCTCTTGCCACTTCCATTCTCCTCCCTTCTTCTTTCCTCATCAACAGGACAACAAGACCACCATTGTCTTTCTCACTTCTTGTCAAATTCTTCCTCCTCGGCCTCGTCGG CATAACTATAATGCAGAACTGTGTATTCACTGGCATAAGCTATAGCTCTCCCACCCTTGGATCTGCTATGAGCAACTTGACACCAGCAATCACTTTTGTCCTAGCAGTCATCTTCAG GATGGAGAAGTTGAATGTTGGAAGCTCAATAAGCCAGATCAAAATGGTGGGGACAGTACTGTCTATCTCAGGAGCATTGCTAGTGACCCTTTACAAAGGTGCTCCCATTCGCAGCTTTCGAACTCAACCCTCGACACCGCAACAGTTCCCGACTCTTTTTGAAGAAACCAGTAACTGGGTCATTGGAGGTCTCTTTCTATTCACTGCCTCTTTATCTCTTTCCATATGGAATATTGCTCAG GCAGCAATTCTTAGAGGATATCCATCTCAATTGACCATAGTAGCATTCTATTGCCTGTTTGGAACAATCCAATGTGCAGTACTTTCTCTAATTGCAGTCAAAGATCGAAATGCTTGGAATCTCAATGCTGGCATTGAGCTTATCTCTATAATATATTCA GCTGTTTTTGGAAGTGTGGTGACATTTTCTGTGATGACTTGGTGCATAGAGAGGAAAGGACCTGTATTTGTTTCCATGTTTAAACCTGTTGGAATTGCCATTGCTGCCTTTATGAGTGCTGCCTTCCTTGGTGAAACACTTCACGTTGGCAG TGTCATTGGAGCAGTGGTAATCGCCATTGGATTTTACACAGTTATGTGGGCACAATCAAAAGAGGGAAATGTGAATGGCCCAGAAGTTAATGGATCATTATCATCCTCATCTGCCGAAGAAAGTCCTCTACTAGAGTCTCGGTGA
- the LOC131635955 gene encoding protease Do-like 9, whose amino-acid sequence MGDNKRKRGRKPKTPSSETLDTPATAPTTTVATNPSPSLIDDDFSAGNVELIDNSASSHLGRRRGRPKKLPTNPDKPPAGRRPARTVDSNGAVPTVPVEVGATAMDADPIWESISARVLPSMDSVVKVFCVHTEPNFSLPWQRKRQYSSSSSGFVISGKRVLTNAHSVEHYTQVKLKKRGSDTKYLATVLAIGTECDIAMLTVDDDEFWQGMSPVEFGDLPTLQDAVTVVGYPIGGDTISVTSGVVSRIEILSYVHGSTELLGLQIDAAINSGNSGGPAFNGKGNCVGIAFQSLKHEDVENIGYVIPTPVITHFIQDYEKNKGYTGFPILGVEWQKMENPDLRMSMGMKSNQKGVRIRRIDPTSPESKVLKPSDVILSFDGVDIANDGTVPFRHGERIGFSYLISQKYTGDDAAIKVLRNSNVLKFNIKLDGHRRLIPAHSKGKPPSYYIIAGFVFSTVSVPYLRSEYGKDYEYEAPVKILDKLLYAMPQSPDEQLVVISQVLVADINIGYEEIVNTQVVAFNGKPVKNLKSLAAMVESCDDEYLKFDLDYEQIVVLRTETAKAATLDILATHCIPSAMSDDLKS is encoded by the exons ATGGGCGACAACAAACGCAAGAGAGGCCGCAAACCTAAAACCCCTTCCTCCGAAACCCTAGACACCCCCGCCACCGCCCCTACCACCACCGTCGCCACCAACCCATCCCCGTCCCTCATAGACGACGACTTCTCCGCCGGAAACGTCGAACTCATCGACAACAGCGCCTCTTCCCATCTCGGTCGCCGCCGCGGCCGCCCCAAGAAACTCCCCACAAATCCCGACAAGCCACCCGCTGGTCGCCGCCCTGCTCGCACTGTAGACAGCAACGGCGCTGTCCCGACGGTTCCTGTTGAAGTTGGCGCTACTGCCATGGATGCGGACCCTATATGGGAGAGTATCTCGGCTAGGGTGTTGCCGTCTATGGATTCGGTGGTGAAAGTGTTCTGTGTGCACACGGAACCGAACTTTTCGTTACCGTGGCAGAGGAAGAGACAGTATAGCTCCAGTAGCAGTGGGTTTGTGATTAGTGGGAAGAGGGTTCTCACCAATGCGCATTCTGTTGAGCATTACACTCAGGTTAAGCTCAAGAAGCGTGGCTCTGATACTAAGTACCTGGCTACTGTTCTCGCCATTGGAACTGAGTGTGATATTG CCATGCTTACCGTTGATGATGATGAGTTCTGGCAAGGTATGTCACCTGTGGAGTTTGGGGATTTGCCCACCCTTCAAGATGCAGTAACTGTTGTGGGCTACCCAATTGGAGGAGACACTATCTCTGTGACCAGTGGTGTTGTATCACGTATTGAGATTTTATCTTACGTCCATGGTTCCACAGAACTTCTAGGTTTACAG ATAGACGCTGCTATAAATTCTGGAAATTCTGGTGGACCTGCATTTAATGGTAAAGGAAACTGTGTGGGGATAGCATTTCAATCTCTCAAACATGAAGATGTGGAGAATATAGGTTATGTTATTCCTACGCCAGTTATCACGCATTTCATCCAGGATTACGAGAAGAATAAAGGATATACTG GGTTCCCTATTCTTGGGGTTGAGTGGCAGAAAATGGAAAATCCCGATCTACGAATGTCAATGGGCATGAAATCTAACCAGAAAGGTGTGCGTATTAGAAGAATCGATCCTACTTCCCCTGAATCCAAGGTTTTGAAACCATCAGATGTTATCCTTAGCTTTGACGGGGTTGATATTGCCAATGATGGAACAG TTCCATTTCGCCATGGAGAGCGCATTGGTTTCAGTTATCTCATATCACAAAAATATACCGGTGATGATGCAGCAATCAAAGTATTGCGAAATTCAAATGTTCTCAAATTCAATATAAAACTTGATGGTCACAGAAGGCTTATTCCAGCACACAGCAAGGGCAAGCCTCCCTCATATTATATCATTGCAGGATTTGTTTTTTCAACGGTTTCGGTTCCTTATCTTCGTTCTGAG TACGGAAAAGATTATGAGTATGAAGCTCCAGTCAAGATTTTGGATAAACTGCTGTATGCAATGCCACAATCACCAGATGAACAACTTGTTGTGATTTCTCAG GTGCTGGTGGCTGATATCAACATTGGATACGAAGAAATAGTTAATACCCAG GTCGTTGCTTTTAATGGTAAACCTGTGAAAAATCTTAAGAGCTTGGCTGCTATGGTTGAGAGCTGTGATGACGAGTATCTAAAATTTGATTTAGATTATGAACAG ATAGTAGTCCTTCGCACGGAAACTGCAAAAGCTGCTACGCTGGATATTCTTGCAACACATTGCATTCCATCAGCAATGTCTGATGATCTCAAGTCATAG